In Nitrospira sp., a genomic segment contains:
- a CDS encoding DUF5069 domain-containing protein encodes MDLRKDFPRSMKFKLAGYAHLARMIDKCRAVLAGTEGEYMYPCPMDERLMEFAGITSEQFTATVKANSTDEGVVTWLGKTAQSHQPAELEEWNQQLLARGASSPESAARFNKYLAAIDPSRTDLTAWSDVQDLEEGRVVPRREPAHQSQ; translated from the coding sequence ATGGACTTACGCAAAGACTTTCCGCGCAGCATGAAATTCAAACTGGCAGGCTATGCCCACCTCGCCCGCATGATCGACAAATGCCGGGCGGTGCTTGCCGGGACAGAGGGGGAATATATGTACCCTTGTCCCATGGACGAACGGCTGATGGAGTTCGCGGGAATTACCAGCGAGCAGTTCACAGCTACCGTGAAGGCTAATTCGACCGATGAAGGAGTCGTCACGTGGCTTGGGAAAACGGCACAATCACATCAGCCGGCTGAATTGGAAGAATGGAATCAGCAGCTGTTGGCACGCGGAGCAAGTTCTCCGGAAAGTGCGGCCCGATTCAACAAATACCTGGCCGCCATCGATCCCTCACGCACCGACCTCACTGCCTGGTCGGATGTACAAGATTTGGAAGAAGGGAGAGTCGTGCCGAGACGAGAGCCCGCACATCAGTCTCAGTAA
- a CDS encoding NAD(P)-dependent oxidoreductase, producing the protein MKIAIIGASAGIGLETTRLALEHGHDVTTLSRRTVPRPDQAKLRRVQGSATNPNDVKAAVEGADAVLVTLGVKSPFATTLFSDSARILLQTIREMGSSPTLIVLTGFGAGDSWGYNSFPVKLLFTLLLKAVYADKNEQEQLVAGGYPRWEIVRPGRLTNGTMTGHYRVLDSLVEGMRVGAISRADVAHFMVAQAEHPTYLGKYPALTY; encoded by the coding sequence ATGAAGATCGCTATCATTGGAGCTTCGGCTGGCATTGGGCTTGAGACCACACGTCTTGCGCTGGAGCACGGGCATGATGTGACCACCTTATCGCGCCGGACGGTTCCGCGTCCCGATCAGGCTAAATTAAGAAGGGTACAGGGGAGTGCGACCAACCCAAACGATGTAAAAGCCGCAGTGGAGGGGGCTGATGCTGTCCTTGTGACGCTCGGCGTGAAGAGCCCCTTCGCCACGACGCTGTTCTCCGACTCTGCGCGCATCCTGCTGCAAACGATTCGCGAGATGGGCTCCTCTCCAACACTCATCGTGCTCACTGGTTTCGGCGCCGGCGACAGCTGGGGCTACAACTCTTTCCCTGTGAAGCTCCTCTTCACACTGCTCCTCAAGGCAGTCTATGCGGATAAGAATGAACAGGAGCAGCTGGTAGCCGGTGGATATCCCCGGTGGGAAATTGTGCGCCCGGGTCGGCTAACCAACGGAACGATGACGGGCCACTATCGCGTGTTGGACAGCCTTGTGGAAGGCATGCGGGTGGGGGCTATTTCCCGCGCTGATGTGGCGCATTTCATGGTCGCGCAGGCGGAGCACCCCACGTATCTCGGCAAATACCCGGCGCTCACTTACTGA
- a CDS encoding DUF3386 family protein yields the protein MEHTPASSTVADDPQARDLLRKAFEKTARWPKDFTGFTADLTVNVNGKETSGPVIVKGPREVSVQLGDGDIQKWVQEQLGMIAVHRGPRSFEESDGKYSLTMEEDGHPFGTKLNIHGSNSFYRVKDNRITQINRKMAHPGMNPFAFTINVEESAITQDQKNLTTKYTVYYYSPTDGKLTNVESFTDTHLRVGSSDLPATRRIITYEEGQVVVKNLTFTNHKLL from the coding sequence ATGGAACATACACCAGCATCTTCGACAGTCGCCGATGACCCTCAAGCGCGCGATCTCCTACGCAAAGCGTTCGAAAAGACCGCTCGATGGCCAAAAGATTTTACGGGATTTACGGCTGACCTCACCGTGAATGTGAACGGAAAAGAAACCAGCGGCCCCGTCATCGTCAAGGGCCCCCGCGAAGTATCCGTTCAACTAGGCGATGGCGACATCCAAAAATGGGTGCAAGAGCAACTGGGCATGATCGCAGTCCATCGTGGACCACGGAGCTTTGAGGAATCTGATGGGAAATACTCGCTCACGATGGAGGAAGACGGTCACCCGTTCGGCACCAAGCTGAACATCCATGGCTCCAATTCCTTCTACCGGGTCAAGGACAACCGCATCACCCAGATCAACCGCAAGATGGCCCATCCTGGCATGAACCCCTTCGCCTTTACGATCAACGTTGAGGAGAGCGCGATCACACAGGACCAGAAGAATCTCACGACCAAGTACACGGTCTATTACTATTCGCCAACCGACGGAAAACTGACCAACGTAGAAAGCTTCACCGACACCCATCTCCGCGTCGGCTCCTCAGACCTTCCTGCGACCAGGCGGATCATCACCTACGAAGAGGGCCAGGTCGTCGTGAAGAACCTGACCTTCACAAATCACAAGTTGCTCTAG
- a CDS encoding MBL fold metallo-hydrolase: MAKITEIAPDLFQITTFVEPFNIQFSQFLLRDDQPLLFHTGPRALFPEVKAAVASLIDPQTLRWIGFSHFESDECATVPEWQQLAPHSDVVCSLVGKMVSVDDCLALRPAKGMVDGEVLETGRYRFRFLATPHVPHCWEAGLLFEETEQTLLCSDLFHQDGDVEPMTESDVIERCRKTLVDYQQGPLAHYVPYCSLTDATLHRLAMLQPKRLATMHGSVYVGDGSKALHDLAAVWREVLSPQL, encoded by the coding sequence ATGGCGAAGATTACCGAGATTGCTCCTGACCTCTTTCAGATTACGACCTTCGTTGAACCGTTCAATATTCAGTTCAGTCAGTTCTTGCTGCGCGACGATCAGCCGCTGCTGTTCCATACTGGTCCGCGTGCTCTGTTTCCCGAGGTTAAAGCTGCCGTGGCGTCGCTCATCGATCCACAGACCTTGCGCTGGATCGGGTTCAGCCATTTTGAGTCCGACGAATGTGCAACCGTGCCTGAGTGGCAGCAACTGGCTCCGCACTCGGATGTGGTGTGCAGTCTGGTGGGTAAGATGGTGAGCGTCGATGATTGTCTGGCGCTTCGTCCCGCCAAGGGGATGGTCGACGGCGAGGTGTTGGAGACGGGGAGATACCGCTTCCGCTTTCTGGCGACCCCGCATGTGCCCCATTGCTGGGAAGCTGGCCTGCTGTTCGAGGAGACAGAACAGACGCTCCTGTGCTCGGATCTTTTCCATCAAGACGGGGACGTCGAACCGATGACGGAATCGGACGTGATCGAACGCTGTCGTAAGACGCTGGTGGACTATCAGCAAGGCCCGTTGGCGCATTACGTGCCCTACTGTTCGTTGACGGATGCGACGCTGCACCGATTGGCGATGTTGCAACCCAAGCGGCTGGCCACCATGCACGGCTCGGTCTACGTCGGTGATGGAAGCAAAGCGCTCCACGACCTCGCTGCTGTGTGGCGGGAGGTGCTCAGTCCGCAGTTATGA